The Helianthus annuus cultivar XRQ/B chromosome 16, HanXRQr2.0-SUNRISE, whole genome shotgun sequence genome includes a window with the following:
- the LOC110919120 gene encoding uncharacterized protein LOC110919120, whose amino-acid sequence MESMMSQLIVRDQTTQKTLSEHDLMLKNHQASFQDLQRVVGDMSRKLEERLPGQFAGNTQPNPNAHAKAITTRSGKTIGNPRVEERVVDEEGDVIDEEIEMEAPGKVQKRLSPTSTAQPGESQSEKKVEKTPIDVRPSPLVNHAYVPFPLRLKNQKYSREYGQFLDIFKQLKINLPFIEALQSMPKYAKFLKDLLRNKEKLGELSNVPLNGGCSAVVLNKLPEKLTDPGIFTIPCLFGSNTNTRALADLGASINLMPFSLYEKIDLGKLAPTRMTLSLADRSVKYPRGIVENLLVKVDKFVFPADFVILDMEADERVPIILGHPFLRTAKALIDVYDGKITLRVGEERVTFEIDHSMNHPSGSDDYSGPCHSVYFLNSFISCVDHCLEYISGADLVVGEKVGETVEEELENVSEVEEEGIPLIPDVLAVSDDTTQPPPLELKVLPSHLEYAFLGEGSELPVIISSELEESEKVRLLDVLRANKEAIAWRLSDIKGISPSYCTHRILMEDDYKPVVQPQRRLNPNMQEVVKKEVLRLLDAGMIYPISDSPWFMVILSRCFEEFGEDVEAVCRDEAYAKLGEVSLHGDGRYSVRA is encoded by the exons ATGGAGTCCATGATGAGTCAACTAATTGTTAGGGACCAAACCACTCAAAAGACCCTTAGTGAACACGATCTCATGCTTAAGAACCACCAAGCCTCCTTCCAAGACCTTCAACGAGTCGTAGGGGATATGTCTAGAAAATTAGAGGAGAGGCTACCCGGTCAGTTTGCGGGTAACACCCAACCCAATCCCAATGCCCATGCTAAAGCCATTACCACTCGTAGTGGCAAGACCATAGGAAACCCTAGAGTCGAGGAGAGAGTAGTTGATGAAGAGGGAGATGTGATTGATGAGGAGATCGAAATGGAGGCTCCCGGCAAAGTGCAAAAGAGGCTAAGCCCAACAAGTACCGCACAGCCCGGTGAGTCTCAAAGTGAGAAGAAAGTTGAGAAAACCCCTATAGATGTTAGACCTTCACCTTTAGTGAACCATGCGTACGTTCCGTTTCCCTTACGCCTTAAGAACCAAAAATACTCAAGGGAATACGGACAATTTCTAGACATCTTCAAGCAATTGAAGATTAATCTTCCGTTTATAGAGGCACTTCAATCGATGCCTAAGTACGCGAAGTTCTTGAAAGATCTCCTTAGGAACAAAGAGAAGTTAGGAGAGTTGTCTAACGTGCCATTGAATGGGGGATGTTCCGCCGTGGTGTTAAATAAGCTTCCCGAAAAGCTTACCGATCCCGGTATTTTTACCATTCCTTGTCTATTCGGTAGCAACACCAACACTAGAGCTTTGGCCGATTTAGGTGCTAGCATCAACTTGATGCCCTTTTCTCTTTATGAGAAGATAGACCTAGGTAAGCTTGCACCTACCCGAATGACATTGTCCCTAGCCGATCGGTCCGTTAAATACCCTAGGGGTATAGTTGAGAACTTGCTAGTTAAGGTAGACAAATTCGTGTTTCCCGCCGATTTCGTAATTCTTGATATGGAAGCGGATGAGAGAGTTCCCATTATACTAGGTCATCCTTTCTTACGTACCGCTAAGGCCCTTATAGACGTTTACGATGGTAAGATCACCCTTAGGGTCGGTGAGGAGAGAGTTACTTTTGAGATAGATCATTCCATGAACCACCCGAGTGGTTCGGATGACTATAGTGGTCCTTGCCATTCCGTCTACTTTTTGAACTCGTTTATCTCGTGTGTCGACCATTGCTTAGAGTACATTAGTGGAGCGGACCTAGTGGTAGGAGAGAAGGTAGGAGAGACGGTAGAAGAGGAGTTGGAGAATGTAAGTGAAGTTGAAGAGGAGGGGATTCCTTTAATCCCCGATGTGTTAGCGGTTAGTGATGACACCACCCAACCCCCACCCTTAGAACTTAAGGTACTTCCATCTCATCTAGAGTATGCTTTCTTAGGGGAGGGTTCTGAGCTACCCGTTATTATTTCATCCGAGTTAGAGGAGAGTGAGAAAGTGAGGTTGTTAGATGTGTTGAGGGCCAACAAAGAGGCCATTGCATGGAGGTTGTCCGACATTAAGGGCATAAGCCCTTCCTATTGCACCCACCGGATACTCATGGAGGATGATTATAAACCGGTGGTGCAACCCCAAAGGAGGCTTAACCCCAACATGCAAGAGGTAGTGAAGAAGGAGGTTCTTAGACTCCTTGATGCGGGGATGATATATCCCATTTCTGATTCACCTTGG tTTATGGTGATTCTTTCGAGGTGTTTTGAAGAATTTGGAGAGGATGTTGAAGCGGTGTGTAGAGACGAAGCTTATGCTaaattgggagaagtgtcacttcatggtgacgGAAGGTATAGTGTTAGGGCATAA